A stretch of the Engraulis encrasicolus isolate BLACKSEA-1 chromosome 19, IST_EnEncr_1.0, whole genome shotgun sequence genome encodes the following:
- the adgrf3a gene encoding adhesion G protein-coupled receptor F4: protein MKLSTEKTNINSNANIDQSVQIFAIIRETSETKNQTLGPDAVPDFLTSANNLLNDTLNGSWDNVTAAFYLFEVNRLLLRSNVSEDLTRKNIELKKCKGNCKSTEVFGVKVKESGSKGPLLATGFKKLAEYLPQIKDEESRGIVIEVQAEGHEDVTLTFPEVNRTANHEMSCVVWLPEKKMWSKEVCTWGGADNPGVCVCKLNNNNLTSRSQTKGYLGASFTVFMSKNPVIIPYMNYLTWIGVSVSILSLIICVLIEGIVWSSVVKSDIAHFRHTAVVNISLSLLLADISFLATAFESKPTNWCWWLVVVKHYCFLAMFFWMLCLSLVLLHSLVFVFQHLSKKFFLIMSLTVGYVCPLIIVVLTYIAYGNGKADSYYLPETCWLKYEGTFQGSFFAFVMPVGIIICINILSMMVVIVRLLKPSVSESRSQDDKDIIRSILKAVILLTPIFGVTWIFGFFILTIDYTQRPMSDIVNYLFTGCNAFQGFFILVTACLSEKKVRETLCGKISWTAKVYKTSTSNASASRTSNESSLKKK from the exons ATGAAGCTGTCTACAGAAAAGACAAATATTAATTCTAACGCAAACATCGACCAATCAGTGCAGATCTTTGCTATCATTAGAGAGACTTCTGAAACAAAGAACCAAACACTTGGTCCAGATGCGGTACCT GATTTCCTCACATCGGCAAACAACTTGTTGAATGATACACTGAACGGATCCTGGGACAATGTCACTGCGGCTTTTTACCTGTTCGAGGTTAATAGATTGTTGTTACGATCCAATGTAAGCGAGGATTTAACAAGGAAAAACATAGAATTGAAGAAGTGTAAAGGTAACTGTAAATCAACGGAAGTTTTTGGCGTTAAGGTAAAGGAATCAGGCAGTAAAGGGCCCTTATTGGCCACTGGCTTCAAAAAACTTGCGGAGTACTTGCCACAGATCAAGGATGAGGAGAGCCGTGGCATTGTGATAGAAGTTCAAGCTGAAGGTCACGAGGATGTTACACTTACATTTCCAGAGGTTAATCGAACTGCTAACCATGAAATGAGCTGTGTTGTCTGGTTGCCTGAAAAAAAGATGTGGTCCAAAGAGGTGTGCACATGGGGAGGTGCAGACAACCCAGGTGTATGCGTATGTAAACTTAACAACAACAATCTCACTTCGCGATCTCAGACCAAGGGTTACTTAGGAGCCTCATTCACTGTGTTCATGTCAAAAAACCCAGTTATAATTCCATACATGAACTATCTGACTTGGATCGGTGTGAGCGTTTCAATCCTGTCTCTCATCATTTGCGTTCTCATCGAGGGCATAGTGTGGAGCTCAGTGGTTAAGTCGGACATCGCCCACTTTCGCCACACGGCCGTGGTCAACATCTCTCTCAGCTTGCTTTTGGCCGACATCAGCTTTTTGGCCACGGCGTTCGAGTCCAAGCCTACCAACTGGTgctggtggctggtggtggtgaagCACTACTGCTTCCTTGCCATGTTCTTCTGGATGCTGTGCTTGAGCCTGGTGCTCCTCCACTCCTTGGTTTTTGTATTCCAGCACCTGAGCAAAAAGTTCTTTCTGATCATGTCCCTCACCGTCGGCTACGTCTGCCCTCTGATCATTGTGGTTTTGACTTACATTGCGTATGGAAATGGGAAAGCCGACAGCTACTACCTGCCAGAGACCTGCTGGCTGAAGTATGAGGGCACTTTCCAAGGGTCCTTTTTTGCGTTTGTAATGCCTGTCGGCATTATCATCTGCATTAATATCCTGTCCATGATGGTGGTCATTGTTAGACTGCTGAAGCCCTCTGTGTCTGAAAGTCGTAGTCAAGATGACAAAGACATCATTCGGAGCATCCTCAAGGCAGTCATCCTCCTGACACCCATTTTTGGAGTGACATGGATTTTTGGCTTTTTTATCCTGACGATTGACTACACCCAAAGGCCGATGTCTGACATTGTGAACTACCTCTTTACGGGGTGCAATGCGTTTCAG GGTTTTTTCATTCTTGTTACGGCATGCCTGAGTGAGAAAAAG GTCAGAGAGACACTTTGTGGGAAGATCTCCTGGACCGCAAAG GTTTATAAGACATCTACAAGCAATGCTTCCGCCTCCAGGACATCCAATGAAAGTTCTCTCAAAAAGAAGTAA